Below is a genomic region from Triticum dicoccoides isolate Atlit2015 ecotype Zavitan chromosome 5A, WEW_v2.0, whole genome shotgun sequence.
CCTTATCATTTGATGAATGATCACTAGGCCAAGCATACTTATCATAATCTGTCACCAATCATTGTTCTCAGGGGACAAGGACCTGAGAATGCCAATTAGATTATTTTTAGCGTAAATGTTGATAAGGTTCTGATAAAGTTAATCATGGTTCTCAAAAGGTTCACAAATCTTATATCTACTGTAGATTTCCCAACCTTTTGTCTTACCTAATCCCATATAGACCCTAGGGTAAGAGATAATACTAAAAAGTTGACACGCCCAGATTAACTTGTTAATCATCTCGAAGAATTGGTAAGTTAAACATAGGACGTTCATGTACTCATGAGACTTCATGTTAACGAAATGTACTTATACCAGTAGAGTATCCAAATGCACTCAAATTGCTGCTACAGTATTCCCCTTTATCGTCTATAATTTTCCAGTCACACCCAAATGTTAGTAGATCTTGCTTCTTGAAAACTGAAGGTTAACGCATTGACGTTGCATCAGCATCAGAGCCTATGGCCTAGTGTTCTACCCTAATTGTTCACATATGGAGTACTAAGTGTAATCATAACAAAAGAAACAAATTATGTTCATGGGAATATTTGTGAACAACCAAGATAAATGTTTTTGCAATCGGAAAtggtggtactccctccgtccgaaaattcttatcttagatttgtctaaatacggatgtatcaagtcatgttttagtattagatacatctgtatctagaagaatctaagacaagaattttgggacggagggagtactaaataaactacttcctccgtccggaattacttgtcactcaaatggatgtatctagatgtatttttgtgctagatacatccatttgagcgacaagtaattccggacggagggagtacatatattgCATTTCACAATCTCCTTCACATTAGTAAACAGGAGTACAATGATATATACCTCAAGCAGATTGTACTTCTCCAGGAGGGTCCTCCTTGGCAATACACCAATTGACAGCTTTACAGGGATTAGGAACTTCAAAATTTTCCTAGAAAAAAACATACCATTAGTAGTTCCAACAAATGTGTACCCCATACATCACAAGCTACAAAACACCCAGTAATACAAATACCTCAAATTTGATTCGCTTTGAGGATTACAATGCATCAAAGCATAAGTTAGTTTCTGATCAGCCTGATTCAAACCAGAATAAAAAAATATTAGCAGCCTCACCGTTTCATAGGTCAAAATAACTTGCCATAGCAGAATATACAAAAAATGTTCACACACaaggagagagagtgagagagaactTACAACAAGAAAATTCTCATTAAACACCTCCAAGCGACCTGTATAATACATATAAGTGACCTGTGCCGTCATGAATAATCAAGATTATTATTGGATCAACATGCATGTTAATATAATGCTTTGTATTGATAGAGAAGAGAGACCACAACTTTTACTATCTTACCTTATCTTTCACTGGAAAATCTTCAAAATCAAAATTCCTAGCTGTTTCGATACTCCTTATGACACTACGGCAAAGGTTAACAGTACCAAGCTGCATAATTTGAGCATCAAGTGTTAGCctgttgtatcttaaatcacgtatATTGGGATTCCAGTGCATACTACACTTTAGCTACATTTGGCATGCTATCTAGACACTGTCTGTGCTTATTAATACGAGTACTGAAGTTACAGATTAGACAAAAACATTACAGTGAATAACCTACCCTGAAATAAATTTTAAACAGCTGGCAGGTAACATACAGTGCCCCAACGCGCTTAGGTCCTTTAACCTGTATAAGGTTGGAGATTCACCAATAACCAAGAGTCAGAATCTTTAGAATATAACCATTTTAAAAAAGGAAAGCGACAAGATGCATCAAAGAAGTATAATTGATGCATGTTTGGTTGGAAGTCACATCACCTCTCCAACAATTCTAGCATATACACGAAAAATAGCTATCAGAAGAGAATTCATTGTATGCATAAATTTGACAGATGATAAGCGGCGGAGGCAAGAATTAGAGGCCATGGCGGGAGTGAGGCGATAATGCACCAGTATTGACAAGAGCGACCAAAGTGTATAAACAGTAACTTCAGAGCAGTTTCTATGCAAAAACACCACCCTCTAGGTTGATGTAAATGCATCAGCTTCTCCTCTTCTGGCAACATAGGCCGTTTCCAACCAAGAGGGAATGTACAGTACAGAATGTTTCAACATGTCACGCTTGAAGCCTTAGGcagaaccacaacattaaacaccaAGTAAGCTATGACTACTCCAATGCAATTTCCTCTACATAGGTGCTTAGATGCTCGCATTATCTACCGACAAGAGCCAACTATATTCTTAAGCACATGGTAAGCACTGGTGCCTAATCAAGCATAGGTGCTACAAAGTAAGAACCTTGTCTGCCCTTTGTGACAAGGAAAAAATGATCACTTTTGCTAAGCACCTTCTGAGGCACCGGCATTGCGCAAGCTCATCACAAGCAATTTCATTCAATTCGATCAGACTCTTGCTAGTTCTTTTTACCATCCAAGAATGCACATCAAACAAAGCTTTCAGAATTCCATACCGCAAGTGCCCCAAAAACCTTCATCAGGAAGGACCCAGCAGCCTGCAGCTTGTCTGGGTTCTTCCCGCTCATCACAAGCTCCCTGTCTGCCTACACCAAGACAATAAGCAAGCAGACATGAGCCCCAAAACCTCAGGTAAACCCAAACCAACCAACCAACCAGCTCACCTTCTCAGCTAGCAGCCTGATCTCAAGCGCCACCATGTGCATCGCCTCCATCGCCCAAGGAGTCTCCCAGTTCCGGAACTCCTGCAGGAACGCGCTGCAACCAACACCACATCAAATCCTCTAAAATCCGAATGCGTTTATCCAATTTGTTCGGAAGGAGTGCAGAGAGGAAGGCAGCACGCACCTAGCAGCCTTCTCGAAGGAGGAGTAAGCGTCCCCGAAGCGGCGGAGGGAGTGGGAGTGGATGGCGCGGAGGAGCGGGGGGAGGAAGTCGGAGAGGTGGGGGAAGCGGTCGGAGGCGAGGCGGGGAAAATCCGGAAAAGCGGCGAGCGCGTCGGAGAGCGGGGTGGAGGCGGGCGCCGAGGAGATGGCGAGGAGAGACGCGAGGTCGGCGCCGTCGGACTGAGAGATAGCGTCGTCCAAGCGGGAGAGGTAGTCGGCGATGCGGCGGTGCGCCTCGCCCATGCTCAGGTACGCCGCCATctccggtgcggcggcggcgggagccgcGCGGGTGTTGGGGTTTGGGCTTGGTCGCTTGGAGGTCACCGACGGTGGAAGAAACCAGTATGAGTTCGATCTGATGGGGTAGTTCTGGTTTATGCAAGCTCGTGACGATCGCCAATCCTCGCCGTCCAGTGCGAGAAATCGATGGTTGAGATTAACTGATAAAATCAGAGTAAGGT
It encodes:
- the LOC119301478 gene encoding enhanced ethylene response protein 5-like: MCGHTLLGTHPPSCFTSSDRGGDGSNEQTKRNLTLILSVNLNHRFLALDGEDWRSSRACINQNYPIRSNSYWFLPPSVTSKRPSPNPNTRAAPAAAAPEMAAYLSMGEAHRRIADYLSRLDDAISQSDGADLASLLAISSAPASTPLSDALAAFPDFPRLASDRFPHLSDFLPPLLRAIHSHSLRRFGDAYSSFEKAASAFLQEFRNWETPWAMEAMHMVALEIRLLAEKADRELVMSGKNPDKLQAAGSFLMKVFGALAVKGPKRVGALYVTCQLFKIYFRLGTVNLCRSVIRSIETARNFDFEDFPVKDKVTYMYYTGRLEVFNENFLVADQKLTYALMHCNPQSESNLRKILKFLIPVKLSIGVLPRRTLLEKYNLLEYADIVTSLRRGDLRLLKQALDRHEDQLLKCGVYLVLEKLELQVYRRLVKKIHIIQREKEPSKAHQIKLDVLVKTLQWLGITMDVDEVECIMACLIYKNLIKGYFAHKSKVLVLSKQDPFPKLNGKPV